The sequence below is a genomic window from Anaerocolumna chitinilytica.
AAATATCGCTAACCCTTAATTTATAAGGATTAGCGATACTTTTCAATTAAGCGCGAGACGGGATTCGAACCATAATCCCATCCCACAAATACTGAAAAGAAAGGGGGTTCATCTGCTTCTGATTTATGTGCACATAATAGTGCACATATTTTTTTGGAATTTCTATTTTAAACCAAATTTATCTAACAATTTGGCATTTATCATTTAATCACGTTTAAAATGATACCAACAAAAAATCTCATCTTTAGTTGGCTCATCAAATTGTGTCATTAGTTTATCTATAAGCCCTTCATCTACATAATAATCTGAACACATACCAGATATAACTTTTTGATTTCTCTCATTAATATTATTTAACCAATCGTCACTATTTATATCTATATAATGCCATTCGCTAATGATAGTTTTTGATTTGTAGAACTCTGTAACGGCTTTTCTTTCACTATTACTCCAGAAACCCCAATCAAGAATCACATCACAACCTGTTTCAATGATTTCAACTGATTTCTTATGAAGATACTCTTTTATGTCTTTTACTATTTCATCATGTTTGTCACCTTCATTGTGATGAAATAAATCTGATAAAATTTCATCACAGGATAATGATACTGCGTTACTTTTTTCTTTTAATTTATTGCAATAATATGTTTTCCCACTACATATTTTTCCACAAACAAGAATTACCTTACTCATATATATCCTCCTACAAAGAAAAAATGTAAATTATTAAATCATAATACTGATTGCCGCGATCACTATGCAGAATCAGCGGTTGTTCGGTGTTGCGTCTGGCTTTAGCCTTGTTAATTGTTTCAATAACACATGTTACTCCCATGGATTCAGATAAAGTCCATGCGATTATTTTTCTACTGTCGTCCAGATATATGTAATATCACTGCACCATACAGCATTTGGGCGTTCAGGGTTGAATTGCTCATTTAGTATATTTTGAAGTTCATTGCTAAAATCGGAATCTTTGGTAGTAATTGTCCACGGTTTTGCCCATTGAGCCTTGATTCCAAGCTGACTCATGTATTTGCCAACTGTACGTTCGGATATGATTTCGCCTTCCTGTTGCAGCTTCTTTGTAATTTTCGGAGCGCCATAGTTTTGTTTGGACTCATCATAAATGACCATGATTTTGGCTTTGACAGCATCTCTACGTTGCTGTGTACTAGAAGTTTTACGGTTTTGCCATGCACGATATCCAGATCGTGAAACGCCAAGAATTTTCAGCATTCCGGAGACAGATACCTGACGATTAGCTTTCATGGCAGCGTCTGTCTTTTCAGAAACCTCAAGGTAAATGGCTTCTGTCATTTTCCCAGAATGCTGATGGCTTTTTTTAGTACATCAAGAGCATCCTGAGTATCACGTAGTTCACGCTTCAGACGGGCGATTTCTTTCTCCTCATCAGAAGTATAATTACCGGATCCACGGCTTTCAATGTCACCGGTCTCACGTAGTTCTTTCCGCCATCTGGAAAGAGTCTGCTGACTGATACCAAGATTTGTTGCACAGCCAACCATACCTAAATCCTTGTAATCATGGTAATACTGAACTGCATCCAGCTTAAACTGTTTGTCAAAATGTTTCGGCATAATGAAATCCTCCTTAAGTACGATACCCTTATTGTATCATATTTTTCTATATAGGATTTTCTCATTTTGACTTGTACTATTTAGATTCTAGCACCAGAAGAGCCATGCTGATTGCTAGCCGGTTCCTTGGACATAATAGAATTAATAAAATAGCAGAACATTATTTAAGATAACTCTTTTTGCCGCAGGATCTACGGTCAAATTTATGGAAATCAAAAAAAATCCTCGTTAAATTCGCCTGTCATATTGTTTTATGAAACATGAAACAAAGTCTTTGCTATAAGATAGTGGTATATGTGAAATATGATATCTCATCCGGTTATCGTACCATTCCGCTGACTGATAAGGCTCAGAATGTTTTAGGAGTGGTTAAAAAGCTTTCTGAAGTTTGTGGGTATCTTTTCACGCAAAGTAACGTTGAAAGAATGACGAGCAGAAGTTATAATTACTGGCTAGTGAAGTATTGCAGAGACACAGGGATATTGTTCAAGAGTAGTCATTGCATCCGCTAACCCTTAATTTATAAGGATTAGCGATACTTTTCAATTAAGTGCGAGACGGGATTCGAATTCTATCCCCTCAATAAAATATCGATAGAAAGGGACTTTCCAGCACATCCGTTTTTTACATACTCAATTGGGTACTCAAAGCATCAATGGAATTATTTCGATTACCATTGATTACTTATATAATCTTATGAAATAAATCTTCATAGTTATTCATGTCCAATTAGCTCAAGAATTCTTTTTGCACTGACTTCTGTATTATCGTTATATGTATTTATTACAATATCATAATCATGTTGTGGATTTAATAATTCAATCTGGCTTTCCGCTAATCCAACTTCACGATTTCCACGTAGTTTTTCTCTTCTTTGTAATTCCTCAATAGGGCATTCTACTTTAACATATAATACTTTTACATCATTCATAATTTCCTTGAATTCTTGCAAAGTAGCTTCACCATTATCAGATTTTAATTTTTCGTCGCAAAGCAATACATGGTCTAGGACAACGTTCTCACCCTTGTCCACAAACATACGAACTGTACTATACATTAAAGACATTGTATGATTAAAAATTTTTTCAGGCATAATAGTCCAGAATTGTCCTGGCCAAATTTCACAAAACATATCTTGTGAAATTTGATAATAGGGTTCCTTGGCTAAATCTTGTATTTTCCAAGCCAATGTTGTTTTACCAGAACTCGATACTCCATTTAGAAAAATAACTTTCCCTCTTTTCACTTTTCAATCCTCCTCATGAAAGTATTTTAATAATCTCGTTAGCACATTCATCATAGTATAGGTATTAACGATAATAGCATATCCCTCTAACGGGTATAAACCTTGTTTTAATTGCCATTCAGAATTACCAATTTTTCTATTTCCCGGCTTAATTCACGTTTTCTTAATTCCTATATTGGGCATATTCCCTTTACTAATGTACAGGTTAATCATCTAGTTGTTTCATGAATCTATCAAAAAGTTTTTGTTCTTTACCGTCAACTTGATTTAAAACAAGATGGTCAACAATAAGATTAAGTCCAAGGTCTGAATAAGTAGCTAACCTATAAACTTTTTTTATTATATCATTCTTTTTTATTAATACCAACAAATTCCATTATTTATTAATAATATCAATAATTCTTATACTGTAATCTAATTCCAATAACGGTTACACATCACATTTATTTATGGGTAAACGGATATTGGGATTTTTTATACCATTTTTCATATATCGAACAAGTGATTCAATCATATTCTTAGCATCAAAGAAGAAGGGAGAAAAAATAAACTGAGTTTTGTTAATTTAAATTAGCAAAACAAAATGAGTTGAAGGATGAAAAAAACATCCTTGTATTTAATTATTATCTCAAAAGGAGATTTCACTATGCTACTCCGCCAAAGAAGCATGGTAGGTAATGAAGGAACCCTTTATTAAATTTCTTTCTGAAGCACAAAGTGTTTCGTGGCAAAAACAATCGTCCATAGATTGTATAAATAAGAGTGGGTTGTGCTTAGCTTTAACAGATACCCATTGTTTATGTTTTTATCGCGAAATCAGTGAGAAAGGAATCGTTATGTCACACAAGAATAAAAAATCTCTAGTTGACCAAGTGAAGCAATCTTTGGACAGTAAGCTTGCGATTGATCGTTCCAAACATCAGGATCCATTGACAGAATCACAGTTGATGACATTGAGGGTTTCTTTCATGGCTGTATCAGTGAATATGATTTAACCAAGAAAGAACTGGACAATATGAAGCAGATTTCAAGGACTTAATGAAGTACGCGAAGAAGAAAGGCTTAATTCTGTCCAATCCATATGATGATATTGAAATCAACGTGAATGGCTGTAAACCACCTAATAATCCTAAAGATGAAAGTAGGGTCTATCTCCCTGAAGAAAAGGAAAAACTATTTCGACAACTGAACAAGCGATTAATGCAGATGCCATACGAGACGGATACCTATGTGGTATTTCTTCTGTTCAAGCTTGGTCTTAGGATAGGTGAGGCTGTGGCACTGAAATGGTCGGATATTGATTGGGAAGCCAGAGAAATACACATCCATCGGATGGAAAGTCGTGTTGAAGATGAAAACGGGAAACTCAAAGTAGCTATCTGTGAGTATACGAAGAAGAAAAGCCCTGCTGGTGACAGATATCTTCCTTTAAGCGACTATGAAATTAATCTGTTTCAGACGGTTAAGAGCATCAATGAGGAAGCAGGATATTCAGATGGGGATTTTATCTTCTGCGATAAAGAAGGCAGAACCAAGATTCGTGAGGTTGATAACTGTATCCGTGCACAATGCACACGAGCAGGAATTGAAGTGAAATCTGCCCATGATATTCGCAGAACGGTAGCATCTGAAATGCAAGAAAAAAAGTGGCAATTGAAGACATTCAATGGTATCTTGGTCACAATGATGAAGCTACCACTCTTACCTACATACTGAATAACCAAGGAAAGCAGAAGACATCAAGACAGATTGTGAATGCGCTTTCAGAGATGAATGGAAATGACGTACTCATGGGTACTCAAAACTCATAAAATGAAAAATCCCCAGAGACCTTGATATTTCAAGATTTCTGAGGAAATTATTTAAGCGCGAGACGGGATTCGAACCCGCGACCCTCGCCTTGGCAAGGCGATACTCCACCACTGAGCCACTCGCGCACGTTTGTATTATTTCATCTGGTAATTAATTACCTGGCGAACACAAACAATATTATAGTACAAGCATTATTATATGTCAACACCTTTTTTACTATCGGTCAAGAAATCTTGTTCTTATACTCATATTAGGCTTCTCGCCTACCTGGTATTCCTCAACCTTCAAGGCATTTCTCATCTCAGTGCTCATAGTATCTGCGCAATTACGGCATAGGCGGCCATATTTAATACTTTCTCCGCATACTTCACAATTTATAAAAATAGGCGAATCATCTGATATAATCAAACGCCCGTCTTTTAGATAACTCTTAATTCTAACAACTCTCACATCTGTCTCTTTGGATACTTCCATAATGGTAGCCGAAGGATGTTCATATATATAATTCTTTACTGATTGAAATTCTGCTTCATCTTCCTTTTTACAATTCTCACATATACATTTACCCATTCCGGAATATATAAACATATTCCCGCATCTTAAGCAGCTCTGTAATCCGCCATTCATTCCCATGCTCAAATCCCCCTAACCTTTTATCCGTCCTTGGCGGGACAACTATGTACAATCCTTTGACATATTCTGCATATCTTCCGTAATATATTAGCATATTCAAGGCATAAAGTAAACTGCCAAAGATAAAATGTGAAATTATTATCGCAATTTAAGATGTAATTTAAACTATTTTGGTAAATAATGTTTAAATCCAAAAAATTTATATAAAAAATAGCAAAATATTTATTACTTTTCATGCTTTCCCTGTTGCTTCGTGTAGAATTTTGTATTATATTAGTAGCAAGAGATAAATTAATATCAGCAACTCAATTTTTTTCTCTATGTAACAGACAACAAGATTCGAAAGTTTTCATGTTGTCTATAATTACTTGGAAAGCACAATCTGATGCTTGTACCCCTCACAAGTATCGATTGCTTTCATTATAAAACATTTTGTTTCCCCTCAATTATTTAAAACACCTCCTACCAGTAAACAGCTTTGCTGTTTCACTTTTAGGAGGTGTTTTAAATTATTTCACTAAATTCTGCATTTTAATGTTAATCCATTAACGATCTTTGCCATCGTATTGCTTCCAGATATAATGTCATATACCTATTTGCTGATACCTGAGGATAACCACCTGCCTGAGACAACTTTTCCCATTCTGCACGTTCAAGAGCAACTACAGTATCAATGTACCATCGAAGCTGATTCGGTTTACCCAATAGTGCATCTTGCACTTCCTGTGATAAGGGAAGGCCAACCAACGCTTTTTCCATATTGGTATTCATCAGTACATCTACAGATGAAAACATGCCACCGATAAAATAATCCGATTCTTTTGCTGTATGTAATTCTTTTGCTAAAAGTGAAAGCATCTTCCCGCGAATAACAGAGGTTTTTACAAGTTCCGCATTCTCAGGACTTTGTACTCCTCTTAGCATCATCAGATATACCCAGCGCCTAATTTCATCTGTACCCATAAACATCAGTCCCTGCTTAATGTTCTTTATTCTGTACTTGGTTCCATAATATACAGAGTTGGACATTTTTAAGAATTTATAGGACAAACCTACATCCTGCTGAATAATTTCAGCTATTTTATCATAGTCAATCGGTTCAATATTAAGAACATTAACAATTCTTACAAGATTAACATTCAATGCATCAATCTCTTTAAGGTTCTCTAAGAGAGGTTTGCTGAAATAATACCCTTGGAAAAGTTTAAATCCCATATTCATCGCACGCTGGTGTTCTTCTCTGGTTTCAACTTTTTCTGCCAGAAAGGTTATCTTCTGTCCGAACTTATCAATAATCTTCTGTATACCATCCCCCTTAATAGCAGGAAATTCAACTTTTATGATATCAGCGATCTCAATTAAAGGCAGGTACTCTTTCGTATACTGTTCCAGAACAAAATCATCCAAAGCCAGTATGTATCCCTTCTCTTTTAACTTCTTACAGGCTTCAATGATCTTCTCATTGGGTTCAACTCTCTCCAAAATCTCAATAACCACCTGATCTTTGGGCAGTAAATATGCTAATTCATTTAAAATTAGATTCTGAGAGAAATTAATAAATCCTTTCGTTTGTCCTGTCAGTTCCTGAAATCCAAAAACTAAAAAAGAGTTATTTATCAAAGCTGTTGTTGCCTGGTCGTCATCTCCTCCCTCAAAATAATTATTTAAGCTCTTTCTATAAAGGAGTTCATAACCATATACTTTCATTTTACGATTAAATATCGGTTGCCTGGCAATATATACGTCCATACATCCTCCTATCAATTTTAAAAGCCATAATTTTCATGAAAAAAGATAATTTTTTAAATTTATATCGTTGTGATATATACCATTATATACCAATTTTTATTCTAAGTGGATAAAAAGTTGTGAAATTAGAAATATTATAGGGAAAATTTTTTATCATTGTTGCTTATTGTAATAATTTGTTATATATTTTAAATTAAAGGGGGCATAAACTTGCTAGACTGCACTATTAATTTGAAAAGAATTATGGACACCTACTTAATGGCTACAGAAAATGGTTCCTTTTTCTTTGATATTCGACTAAATCTGATTTTATCCAACACTGATTATACTACTGTAAATGAATTAAGCGACTTGGGTTTCGATCATGTATTGTCTTTTCTTTCAGAAAAATTTTCCAAGACTGTAAGCGATAAAAGATACTTTGCTTTTTTCCTTCACGATAGTATTATTTGCCATATTGTTTTTATAGTCAGAAATAACAATTATATCGGAGCAATTGTATCCGATCCTATTATAGTAAGAGAACTCTCTGATGTAGAATTTGATGAATTTACCGAACCTCTCCATCTATCTGAACATAAGAAATCAGAAATTCGCAAGCTTCTAATGAGAAAGAAAACCATTGTCTATGAAAAAGCAATATCATACGGAACTGTTTTATATTCACTCAGTACCAGCCTAATGAAAGAAAATGCTCCTATTCAAATAATAAAAAGTAATCAACAAACGGTAAAAAAGTCTATTAAACCATCCTCTATTTCAGAAAATCGTAAGTGGAATGTCAAGGGAATTGAACGTCATATTCCATCCTCAACCTATCTAAGCCTTAAGCAGGCAATACAGGAAGGTGATACACAAAGGCTTTTAGATCTTATTAATCAGCAAAGCGCTTCTTTCGCCCCAGTGCATCAGTTCTATAATACAGATCATATAAGAAGCATTAAAAACAGCTGTATTAAACTATGTTCCATGGCCTGTTATACTGCCATCGATGCCGGCGCACCTTATGTGCAGACACTGGATATGACAGACGAAATGATTCTTCGGATGGAACTTACTAATAATATTACTGAGATCTATGAAATGATGAAGAATGTTCTGGCGACGATTACAAATGCGGTCTCCAAGAGCAAAAAAAGTATCTATTCCCAGCCTGTAAGAAAAATCATAGACTATCTCTACAGCCATTACAGCGAAAAAATAACACTAGAGGATTTATCCAACCTCACCCGTTTAAGCACCTATTATATTTCTAATTTAATAAAGTCAGAAACCGGTTTATCCTTAAATGATAATATAAATAATATCCGTATTGAACAAAGCAAAAAACTCTTACTGGAAAAGAATTCAAGCATATTAGAGGTTGCACAAAGCGTCGGTTTTCATTATCAGAATCATTTTGCAGCAGTATTTAAAAAATACTGCGGAATCTCTCCTTCAGACTATCGGAATGCTCATGGCATCAGCTTCGTGGGAATGACTTCAATGACTGAAAACGCATATTATAATCTAATATCGCAAATAGTTTTTCAAATCAAAACAAAACTTACAATCTTTGACGGTCATTATGATGTGGCACGGATTGTGAATCCCATCGAACATACAACCTGGGTGATATCTGGTGAAGAAATCCCGAATGAATCTGCTTGCTATTACTTTTGGAACAATAACGAATCCTGTCAAAATTGCATCTCTATTCGGGCATATGTTCAAAACGATACCTTCTTTAAGCTGGAACAAAAAGAAAAACAAACTTACCTGGTTCTTGCTTTTCCTGAACATATAGGAAAATCCGTTTATATAACTGAGCTTTTAAAGGATATATCCAACCAGTCTATTATTAACATAGCTGCTGCTATCACTAATCCACTTCTTGAGGCAGCTGATAAATCGACAGATAAGCAGACAGGATTTTATACCAGGTATTACATTGATAAGCATTTACCTTTAGATATACGCAGATCAAAGGCAGAGCGGGAACCTTTAACTTTAATTACAGTTGTATTCACACTACCGGAGCTATCCAATGACATTTATGAATTCCTGCCTCTTCTTTCAGAATCAGCCCATGCCTGCCTTCCAGGACCGGAAGACTGGATTGGGCATTATGCCGGCAATATACTTCTCTATGTTCTGCATGGTAAAGCAGATGAACAGATACAAGAGATAAACCATCTCATACAAACCACCTTAAAAGGCAGATTAAATTCTATTGGCTTTTCAGATATTGGAGTACAGACAGCAGACCAGCATCTAAGCCAGGAAGTCTTCGAAGCAGGCGAACTTTTTTATCTGTTGTTTGCCAAATTACACGCGAAAGCTCAATCAGATACATGACACCCCTCGCAAGTATCGATTGCTTTCAATAAATGTTGTGTTTCCCAAATAAATTAAAACACCACTTGAACAAGACATTTTAACGTACTCGTTCTATGTGGTGTTTTAATTTAATCGGTTTTTCTAATTCAAATATTTATCAAACCGCTTTGTACTCTCAAGAACCTCTGTTAAATATTCTTTTGCAGTTTCTGATTTCTCGAGGTTTTTTTCACTGATGGCAGATACTTCTTCAGAACTTGCTGTAATCTCCTGTGTTGCGGCGGATAATTGACTAATACTATCAACTATCTGGTTATTCGCTTCTGCTAACTCTGCTAACATAATATCTATTTCTTCGATGTGCCCGGAGAGTATATTTACATCTTCATTTATTTTCTCAAAACTTTGAGAAGCCGTGGTAATAAGGTTTCCTTGATTTTCAGTGGACAAAATTGATTCTTTTACATGGCGGATTGCATCTGAAGCATTCAGATTTAATTCCTCAATTATCTTTGAGATATTTTCCGTAGAAACTCTTGTCTGTTCTGCCAGCTGTCTAATTTCTTCTGCAACAACCGCAAAACCTTTACCAGCTTCACCGGCTCGTGCACTTTCTATCGAGGCATTCAACGCTAACAGATTTGTTTTATTGGATATCATAAATATCATTTTTGCGATGTCTTGTACTTCACTCATTTTATTATGCAATTTATCCATAGAACTAACTACTGTCTCATTGGTCGATGCAATATAACTTGACTGGCCCTTTAAGTTCTCCATAACGGCCAAGCCATTCCGAACAGATTCCGCTGCATTGGCAGCAATCTCTACCATCTTATCAGAATGTTCTATGGTTTGATTAATGGATTGCTGGATATTATGGGTCATAATTGTCTGTTCCTGAATATTATCGGCCGTAGCCTGTGTACTGGCTGATACTTCACCAATTGATGAATTCACTATTTTTGTAGACTCTCCGAGGACTTGTACAAGTTCATTGCTTTTTGATGTTCCGTTCTTTACTATTTTTGCAATATCTAGAATATCATTTACCATTATATCTTGAATTTCTTTCTGATCCTTTACCGTATAAAGTGAATCATGGGAAAAACGATGCCCTATATCTGTGCATTTATAAATAGTATTAAGAGTTAAAAGAATAATAATTAGTTCCAAAATATTTTGAAATATATCCGTAGTCCCGGACATTATTAAAAGCACGGAATAGATAATATTAACAATACTGCTCCACAGACAAAAAATCCTCACTAATTTGGTATTGTAAAATAAAATTACTGCTGATAATACAGGGATTACACTTATCCTGACAAAACTGCTCTCATCACTCAAAAGGAAAATAGAGTATATAATCATGTAACTGATCAGGCTTCCCCACCCTAGTATATTACTAATAGGTTTCTTAATATAAACCGCCATGTTAATGGTAAATGCAAGGCAGCATAATGGAATAAGAATGGCAGGTATGATAAAGGAGACATCCTTTGTCATGTAATTTCGAACCAGGACTGCTATATACAAAGCATATAGTATGGTAGTTCCTAAAAGTATAAATCTGTTAATAACTTTGTTTCTTTCTGATTTCTCGTTAAACCTTCTGATTTTCAGTCCTTGATAAATAGTATCCATAGCAATTGATTATTTCTCCTTTTCGTCCCAGTAAAATGGTATTATTTAGAAGAATATCACTATTGTCGAATTAAGTCAATCTTATACAGTTTAAGAAAAGAAAAAATCATTCTTAAAGATACGTCTCCATTTCAACAAAGTCTTCATAGACGGTTTTTTCAGTGAATCCTACCGATTTATACAGTTTTAGGGCAGCCATATTATGTCGGTGAACTCCTATAGTAAGGTATTTACATCCTTGAGATTTCAGGTAGGTAAGCCCCTGCATCATCATGATTTTACCAAAGCCTCGGTTTTGATATTTCTTATCAATCAAAACACTTTCAATATAGTAATTCTCGTTTTTCCGATCAACCTTAAAAGCAACCAAACCAATGGAATACTCTCCTTCCATTAGCACAAATAGCTTCTGTTTATATGCATATGCAATACAGATAGCCCGCTTGGCATTACTCATATACTCCAACTGCTCCTCTTCAATGGATAATTCCATGGCATCCCAGAGATTCCTTTTATTAAAAGGAACCAATTTTGTATCTTTGGGGAACACAAATGCTGAGGTAACCAATTTTCTAAACTCCTTACGGAATTGGCTGATAGAATCTCCGCCGACACTGCGTTCTATCAGTTCACTGTTTGTAAGATGAAGAAGGCCTAATTTCTCCTTCCAGTTCAGATAAAGATAACAGCTCCAGCCTGTACTGCCGTATTCCAGACCGCGAGCACTTAATAGGCCGGAAACGGAATTAAAAGCTATACTTTGTTCAAAAGTTGCAGGTGTGGTAATTGCTTTCCAGGCCTTTTCCGACAGAAGCCTTTTCTCTACCAAGGCTTGTAACAGCTTCTTAGCCTCTCTGTAATTTATCCCAAAGGCATATTTTACATTCTCTTCGTATTCACTGTTTATGTAGCTGTTCATATGGTATACGGCATAAGGTTTTGTATCAGGTTTTTTATAATCTCCTTTTATACCAATGGGAGCGAATATAACCTCTCGAAGGTAATCCGGCAGCTTCATTCCTGCACATCTCTCTATTACTTCCCTGATAAATAGCGTTTCTGACATATTATCCAAGTCATCTGCTGGTTCCGTTCCGGGCAAACAAGTTAGTGCCTTATTGTTAACAAAAGAAAAAGCATCGTAAAAATCCCAGGGATGTGTAAGGAGCTTACGATCCTTGAGATTACGCTGTTCATCAATAAGATTCTGATACGCTATATCCTCCTGCTTATTTTTCATAATACCACTGTTAAAAAAATCCGGAATACCGCTCTGCTTAAGACATAGCTGCTTCAGTGTTATTTCAGTTGCATGGCTGTATTCCGGAATATAGGTGTCTATTGTTTCGGATAATCTTATTTTCTTTTCATCCAGCAACTTTCCAATGCAAAGACCCATTAAGAATCTGCTGTTATAGGAGATAAGATAAGTGCTGTCTTCTTTGATCGGTATTAATTTCTCTCTGTCTGCAAAACCGTAGTAATTCTCATGATACCACTCATGTTCCTTTACAACAGCAACAGCACCGGAAACATCCCATTCTATTACGCATCGATTTA
It includes:
- a CDS encoding GNAT family N-acetyltransferase — protein: MLDKAGLSEKINRCVIEWDVSGAVAVVKEHEWYHENYYGFADREKLIPIKEDSTYLISYNSRFLMGLCIGKLLDEKKIRLSETIDTYIPEYSHATEITLKQLCLKQSGIPDFFNSGIMKNKQEDIAYQNLIDEQRNLKDRKLLTHPWDFYDAFSFVNNKALTCLPGTEPADDLDNMSETLFIREVIERCAGMKLPDYLREVIFAPIGIKGDYKKPDTKPYAVYHMNSYINSEYEENVKYAFGINYREAKKLLQALVEKRLLSEKAWKAITTPATFEQSIAFNSVSGLLSARGLEYGSTGWSCYLYLNWKEKLGLLHLTNSELIERSVGGDSISQFRKEFRKLVTSAFVFPKDTKLVPFNKRNLWDAMELSIEEEQLEYMSNAKRAICIAYAYKQKLFVLMEGEYSIGLVAFKVDRKNENYYIESVLIDKKYQNRGFGKIMMMQGLTYLKSQGCKYLTIGVHRHNMAALKLYKSVGFTEKTVYEDFVEMETYL